The following proteins come from a genomic window of Larimichthys crocea isolate SSNF chromosome XV, L_crocea_2.0, whole genome shotgun sequence:
- the kcna10a gene encoding potassium voltage-gated channel subfamily A member 10: MEVALVDFESLVDLNGSLDNEVDTFADETTALTVDMPPEHSQGSSFLLRTGQLSSHVPSCIWESTSSSPPPLSRTRRVSQSPTMPTPSRQGRTSCASMISNWKMLLNSEGTKDSETIFSRLAKECCEDLFVDRRGLDDGDQKVIINIAGLRFETQLKTLDQFPETLLGDPSKRMEYFDPMRNEYFFDRNRPSFDGILYYYQSGGKIRRPANVPLDVFADEIVFYELGSEAMEQFREDEGFIKDPEIPLPDNDVYRQFWLLFEYPESSNAARGVALVSVFVIVISIIIFCMETLPEFRDDTDPILPTVFQPFNQSRIYSSVSPSDIKTTFTDPFFLVETACIAWFSFELCVRFSVCPSKKDFFHNLMNMIDIISIIPYFVTVITEMVTTTQESTGQNMSLAILRIIRLVRVFRIFKLSRHSKGLQILGQTLKASMRELGLLIFFLFIGVILFSSAIYFAEVDEPETQFVSIPDGFWWAVVTMTTVGYGDMCPITMWGKVVGTLCAIAGVLTIALPVPVIVSNFNYFYHRETEGEDKMPGSDAAEKSTKNGSNPTLNKTNGIWQNDKGK, from the coding sequence ATGGAGGTGGCGCTGGTAGACTTTGAGAGCCTGGTTGACCTCAATGGCAGCCTGGACAATGAGGTGGACACCTTTGCAGATGAGACCACAGCTCTCACGGTGGACATGCCCCCAGAGCACAGCCAAGGCAGCAGCTTCCTTCTGCGAACCGGTCAGCTGTCCTCCCATGTGCCCTCCTGCATCTGGGAATCCACCtcatcttcacctcctccactttCACGGACACGAAGAGTATCCCAATCCCCAACCATGCCAACTCCAAGCAGACAGGGGCGCACTAGCTGCGCCAGTATGATCTCCAATTGGAAAATGCTGCTAAACAGTGAGGGCACCAAGGACAGTGAGACGATCTTCAGCCGGCTTGCTAAGGAGTGTTGTGAGGATCTGTTTGTAGACAGACGAGGGCTTGATGATGGAGACCAGAAAGTCATCATCAACATTGCTGGCCTTCGTTTTGAGACACAGCTCAAAACCTTGGACCAGTTTCCTGAAACACTGCTTGGAGATCCTTCGAAGAGGATGGAGTACTTTGATCCAATGAGGAATGAGTACTTCTTTGATCGTAACAGACCCAGCTTTGACGGGATCTTGTATTACTACCAATCAGGGGGTAAGATCAGACGTCCAGCTAATGTACCCCTGGATGTGTTTGCAGATGAAATTGTATTTTATGAACTTGGAAGTGAAGCCATGGAGCAGTTCAGAGAAGATGAAGGATTCATTAAAGATCCTGAGATTCCTCTACCTGATAATGATGTGTACCGGCAattctggctgctgtttgagtATCCAGAAAGCTCAAATGCAGCCCGAGGTGTAGCACTGgtgtctgtatttgttattGTCATATCCATCATTATTTTCTGCATGGAAACACTGCCAGAATTTAGAGATGACACTGACCCAATTCTGCCCACAGTGTTTCAGCCTTTCAACCAATCTAGAATTTACTCTTCTGTGTCTCCGTCTGATATAAAGACCACTTTTACTGATCCCTTCTTCCTCGTTGAGACTGCCTGCATTGCATGGTTCTCCTTTGAGCTGTGCGTGAGATTTTCGGTCTGTCCTAGCAAAAAGGATTTTTTCCACAACCTCATGAACATGATTGACATTATATCCATCATCCCTTATTTTGTTACGGTAATTACAGAAATGGTCACAACGACACAGGAGAGTACAGGACAGAACATGTCTTTGGCCATTCTGCGTATCATCCGTCTGGTTAGAGTGTTTCGTATTTTCAAACTGTCACGTCACTCCAAGGGGCTGCAGATATTGGGACAAACTCTGAAGGCCAGTATGCGTGAGCTTGGCTtgctcatcttcttcctcttcattggAGTCATCCTCTTCTCCAGTGCTATCTACTTTGCTGAGGTAGATGAGCCTGAGACACAGTTTGTCAGCATACCTGATGGCTTCTGGTGGGCTGTGGTTACCATGACCACTGTAGGCTATGGGGACATGTGTCCCATTACCATGTGGGGTAAAGTGGTGGGCACCTTGTGTGCCATTGCAGGTGTGCTGACCATTGCTTTACCTGTTCCTGTCATTGTTTCCAACTTCAACTACTTCTACCACAGAGAGACTGAAGGAGAGGACAAGATGCCAGGGTCAGATGCTGCTGAGAAGAGCACCAAAAACGGGAGCAACCCCACGCTCAATAAAACTAATGGCATCTGGCAGAATGACAAAGGGAAATAA